From one Psilocybe cubensis strain MGC-MH-2018 chromosome 13, whole genome shotgun sequence genomic stretch:
- a CDS encoding Mitogen-activated protein kinase kinase 5: protein MIRSDDPFTPVLRQFLESCYEPFPSYSSYNPDPENPLIFHDRHIASALLLKNVKHAPWITTELSHLCEGTIKNFTAAGHKLIENRNYWAKFRQPFEYVSYCSDVAERHFVSTSNPCNAYASKLLFSPNDPLWFNLIDARLSGSYIARRSFFCFGDTAVLGSGEEDTGDRQFKIPPETRSTLDNRALSNLNKLRDMENIFNYEFFVATKTAEALLDRMSCWGEFKWEMPTVTGAPVLPASLPPKDSPFIKSLFPLLGVEPLRPLPKHMGTSSRKSAHTRKVVAPLTNTRRAEAKYRINVHHYIQKAWINAVHTDATFIVFSCGRQERIAIRHRQSQTLFVSDLIDPTKIPGYRKIHLGLTIAAIKDRLERWDPTEVKNRRPSKRKEPPGYSNIYNSMKDKATRRKRRRLNPDLGLTSVEMDKKAFDDELAKRDLVLFYLNYSNMSSPAPSSFRRMEPSCASRPFQNHSYHFKRKASYSPAKYILATTYRDGIGSGAVGLVYRVTVEIEIEDGSKHQRTLILKLAIGDKKDQIIQEYEIYKRLAEANATYGIVGVHGLFHDMETDALMMIMDDGGMSLRTRAIEKNLKIHYDWDDSVETTEKERDAFIKALKGIHHAHVIHQDIRIDNLMINDAGDVFIIDFDNGSYDPLHESFEYERDMEELLTAIGWLDSDDDTSESDEDEDEDEDGGEDHEDRT from the exons ATGATTCGAAGTGACGATCCTTTCACACCTGTTCTCCGACAATTTTTGGAATCATGTTACGAGCCTTTTCCATCATATAGCTCCTATAATCCTGATCCCGAGAATCCTCTCATATTCCACGACAGACATATCGCTTCTGCTCTGCTGCTAAAAAACGTCAAGCATGCGCCTTGGATTACGACAGAGCTTTCCCATCTTTGCGAGGGCACCATCAAAAACTTCACTGCGGCAGGGCACAAACTTATTGAAAATCGCAATTACTGGGCAAAATTTCGCCAGCCTTTTGAGTATGTCAGCTATTGCTCTGACGTAGCAGAACGCCACTTTGTTAGCACCAGCAACCCCTGCAATGCTTATGCCTCAAAGTTGCTCTTCAGCCCGAATGATCCACTCTGGTTTAATTTGATTGATGCACGTCTAAGCGGATCCTACATAGCCCGTCGTTCCTTTTTCTGCTTTGGTGATACTGCCGTACTCGGATCCGGAGAGGAGGATACAGGCGACAGACAATTCAAAATTCCACCCGAAACTCGGTCGACGCTGGACAATCGCGCATTATCAAATCTCAACAAGCTCAGGGACATGGAAAATATTTTTAATTACGAATTTTTTGTTGCGACCAAAACTGCGGAGGCTTTACTAGACAGGATGAGTTGCTGGGGAGAATTCAAGTGGGAAATGCCTACAGTCACAGGCGCTCCTGTGTTGCCAGCCTCGCTCCCTCCGAAAGACTCGCCTTTTATTAAGTCTCTTTTTCCACTTCTAGGTGTGGAGCCCCTTCGTCCTTTGCCCAAACACATGGGAACTTCCTCTAGAAAGTCTGCCCACACCCGCAAGGTTGTAGCTCCACTGACAAATACTCGAAGAGCCGAGGCAAAATATAGGATCAATGTCCACCATTACATCCAAAAG GCGTGGATAAATGCAGTGCACACAGATGCAACGTTTATTGTTTTTTCCTGTGGCAGACAGGAGAGAATTGCCATTCGACATCGCCAAAGCCAGACTCTGTTTGTGTCGGATTTGATTGATCCCACAAAAATACCTGGTTATCGAAAGATACACCTTGGTCTTACAATCGCTGCCATTAAGGATCGATTAGAAAGATGGGATCCCACAGAAGTTAAAAACCGGCGTCCTTCAAAACGTAAAGAGCCTCCAGGGTATTCAAATATTTATAACAGTATGAAGGACAAGGCGACAAGAAGGAAACGAAGGCGATTAAATCCCGACCTGGGACTTACTTCTGTGGAAATGGATAAAAAG GCATTCGACGATGAGCTAGCCAAGCGGGACTTGGTGCTTTTCTATCTCAATTACTCCAACATGAGTTCACCAGCACCGTCTTCATTTCGACGTATGGAACCTTCGTGCGCATCGCGTCCCTTCCAAAACCATTCATACCATTTCAAACGCAAAGCGTCATATTCACCAGCAAAATATATCTTGGCGACTACATACCGGGATGGTATTGGGAGTGGAGCAGTAGGATTGGTATACAGAGTCACGGTCGAAATTGAAATAGAGGATGGGTCAAAACATCAGCGCACACTCATTCTCAAGCTTGCTATTGGCGACAAAAAGGATCAAATCATTCAAGAATACGAGATCTACAAACGGTTGGCCGAAGCTAATGCTACGTATGGCATTGTTGGCGTCCACGGCCTATTTCACGATATGGAAACTGACGcgttgatgatgatcatgGACGATGGAGGGATGTCGCTGAGAACTCGCgccattgaaaaaaatttaaagATTCATTATGATTGGGATGATTCAGTTGAGACAACGGAGAAAGAACG GGATGCCTTTATCAAGGCTTTAAAAGGCATCCACCATGCGCACGTAATCCATCAAGACATTAGGATTGACAACTTAATGATTAATGATGCTGGCGATGTTTTCATAATCGATTTCGATAATGGTAGTTATGACCCCCTCCATGAGTCATTCGAGTACGAAAGAGATATGGAAGAACTATTGACTGCAATTGGGTGGCTAGATAGCGACGACGACACAAGTGAatcggatgaagatgaagatgaagatgaagatgggggAGAGGATCATGAGGACCGAACATAA